The Marasmius oreades isolate 03SP1 chromosome 11, whole genome shotgun sequence genome includes a region encoding these proteins:
- the STR7_1 gene encoding Aldo-keto reductase str7 produces MSLPPRKIGNALVNPIGFGAMGISKYYGKVGTDEERFEVLDAAFAAGSNHWDSANVYGDSEVLIGKWFKRTGKRNEIFLTSKFGNTPNGVRGEPEYVKEQCAKTLERFGVDHVDLYYAHRIDPKVPIELTVGAMAELVKEGKVKYLGLSECTAADLCRAHAVHPISAIQMEYSPLFLDIEGEELGLLKTARELGVTVVAYSPLARGLITGQYTSPDDFEPDDFRRSVPKFQAENFPKILELVDRIREIGTKYNATPGQVTLAWILAQGDDFVVIPGTKKVKYLKENMGAAAIKLTPEEIALIRKYSEECQVPGERYGPSSMQHVLKQSPPLQK; encoded by the exons ATGTCCTTGCCACCGCGAAAGATAGGAAATGCCTTGGTAAACCCCATCGGCTTCGGTGCTATGGGCATCAGTAAATATTATGGAAAAGTTGGGACCGACGAGGAGCGATTCGAG GTTCTAGACGCTGCTTTCGCTGCTGGATCTAATCATTGGGACTCTGCCAATGTCTACGGTGACTCTGAGGTACTCATTGGAAAATG GTTCAAACGCACAGGCAAACGGAATGAAATCTTCCTCACCTCAAAATTTGGAAACACTCCCAATGGCGTTCGCGGTGAGCCCGAATATGTGAAAGAACAGTGTGCAAAAACGCTCGAGCGATTCGGGGTCGATCACGTCGACCTTTACTACGCTCACAG AATCGACCCCAAAGTACCAATCGAGTTGACAGTGGGCGCCATGGCTGAGCTTGTCAA AGAAGGGAAAGTCAAGTATCTTGGCCTCTCGGAATGCACGGCTGCGGACTTGTGCAGGGCTCACGCTGTTCATCCTATTTCTGCTATCCAAATGGAATATTCACCTTTGTTCCTCGATATCGAAGGTGAAGAACTCGGTCTACTCAAAACAGCCAGGGAATTGGGCGTCACTGTGGTTGCCTACTCACCCTTAGCTCGAGGTTTGATTACAGGCCAATAT ACATCGCCTGACGATTTCGAACCAGACGATTTCAGACGTTCTGTACCTAA GTTCCAGGCCGAAAATTTCCCAAAGATTCTTGAACTTGTGGACCGCATCCGTGAAATTGGTACTAAATATAATGCAACCCCAGGTCAGGTAACCTTGGCCTGGATCCTTGCGCAAGGCGATGACTTCGTGGTTATTCCTGGCACGAAAAAAGTTAAA TATCTGAAGGAGAACATGGGTGCAGCGGCGATCAAGCTCACTCCGGAAGAGATCGCCCTCATCCGCAAGTATTCTGAGGAGTGCCAAGTTCCTGGTGAACGTTACGGACCTTCCAGTATGCAGCATGTTCTCAAGCAGAGTCCTCCACTTCAGAAGTGA
- a CDS encoding uncharacterized protein (MEROPS:MER0001400), with the protein MRRLLIASLVAGLASVSAHSHHGNEGIKLRKSLGFGPSLPHAVYRSVPKDTSSFVPPNVDADPFDVARLFIESKLGSSWAPGSSYRIRSDSYTDSTTGTTYVYARQMVYGLEVADGNMNINVRDGRVISYGSSFHVGSTELLEDDELRHPHREFCGELTTQLENSYAEFLQLQLQNDQVVMGSSHEAAFDEHAGVLTHLHFSNCLHHELPYDLASIKPATDVSDPRSALLQFMVAATPNHKAVNDILGNYEQYLDKMTLSDLSHLVPVDEPSTLFIQEVPESVNPVKAHLAYVQVPSKDGQSVDLNLVWKFEVEMEDNWYEVAVAAKAPHRIISVVDWASDSPLPPRKEQPPATYNVFAWGINDPSEGSRTVMKENFDSLASPIGWHALPFGVDPSITGVKPGKEFLRKTSTTWGNNVFAQENWGGDNKYINNYRPEANQGLAFDFKYNPKKTDTEDALEEAKAYINATVTQLFYTSNMVHDLYYRYGFTEVAGNFQQYNFDRGGREGDAVIANAQDGSGYNNANFMTPPDGTNGRMRMYLWNTAVPYRDGDLEAGIVIHELSHGLSTRLTGGPMNSGCLGWGESGGMGEGWGDFLATTIRSTEEYRDYPMGSWAANRENGIRNYPYSLNATINPSTYKTLDKPGYWGVHAIGEVWAQMLWLVQQRLIAEHGFSKELFPPKPSEDGKVPDGDFYRPHDGKKPPVPKHGNTLSVQLVINGMKLQPCQPSFFDARDAIILADEQLTDGENFCTLWKGFAQGGLGVDAKVQGRTPWGGGIRTNGHAVPKSCYA; encoded by the exons ATGCGCCGTTTGCTCATTGCGTCTCTCGTGGCAGGCCTCGCAAGCGTTTCAGCCCATAGTCATCATGGCAATGAAGGCATTAAGCTTCGCAAGTCGCTAGGCTTTGGACCTTCCCTACCGCATGCAGTCTATCGGTCTGTTCCGAAAGACACCTCCTCCTTTGTACCGCCGAACGTGGATGCTGATCCATTCGACGTCGCACGACTCTTCATTGAGTCGAAATTGGGCTCGTCTTGGGCTCCAGGAAGCTCATATAGGATACGCTCAGATTCATACACCGATAGCACTACTGGTACAACGTACGTGTACGCACGCCAAATGGTATACGGCCTAGAAGTCGCAGATGGCAACATGAACATTAACGTTAGAGACGGCAGGGTCATTTCGTACGGGAGCTCG TTCCATGTCGGGTCAACGGAACTACTTGAAGACGACGAATTGCGACATCCCCATCGCGAGTTCTGCGGGGAGTTGACAACGCAGCTGGAGAACAGCTACGCTGAATTCTTGCAGCTTCAACTCCAGAATGACCAGGTCGTCATGGGCTCGTCTCACGAAGCTGCATTTGATGAACACGCTGGCGTTTTGACCCATCTCCATTTCTCTAACTGTCTGCACCATGAGCTTCCTTACGACCTGGCTTCAATCAAGCCCGCCACCGACGTTTCAGACCCTCGCTCAGCTCTCCTCCAATTTATGGTTGCTGCTACTCCTAATCATAAGGCTGTCAATGATATCCTTGGCAACTACGAACAATACTTGGACAAGATGACGCTCAGCGACTTGAGCCACCTCGTTCCGGTAGATGAACCCTCGACTCTGTTCATTCAAGAGGTTCCTGAAAGCGTGAACCCAGTCAAAGCCCATCTTGCCTACGTCCAAGTTCCCAGCAAGGACGGTCAATCTGTTGACTTGAATCTCGTCTGGAAG TTCGAAGTCGAAATGGAGGATAACTGGTATGAAGTCGCAGTGGCGGCAAAGGCACCTCATCGAATAATTTCCGTCGTTGACTGGGCCTCCGACTCTCCTCTGCCCCCTCGTAAAGAACAACCGCCTGCTACCTACAATGTCTTTGCTTGGGGTATCAATGATCCCTCCGAGGGCAGCCGTACGGTGATGAAGGAGAACTTTGATTCTTTGGCTTCCCCTATTGGCTGGCACGCGCTGCCTTTTGGGGTTGACCCATCCATAACGGGTGTCAAGCCCGGCAAGGAGTTCCTTCGGAAAACATCGACTACATGGGGTAACAAC GTCTTCGCTCAAGAGAATTGGGGAGGTGACAATAAGTACATCAACAACTATCGACCAGAAGCCAACCAAGGCCTTGCATTCGACTTCAAATATAACCCTAAGAAGACAGATACGGAGGATGCGTTGGAAGAAGCTAAGGCTTACATCAATGCAACTGTTACGCAATTGTTCTACACATCCAACATGGTCCATGACCTCTACTACAG ATATGGTTTCACCGAAGTCGCTGGAAATTTCCAGCAGTACAACTTCGATAGAGGAGGTCGTGAAGGCGACGCGGTCATTGCCAACGCACAAGATGGTTCTGGATACAACAATGCCAACTTTATGACACCTCCCGACGGCACCAATGGTCGTATGAGAATGTACCTCTGGAACACTGCAGTACCTTACAGAGATGGTGATCTGGAGGCTGGCATCGTCATTCACGAGTTGTCCCACGGCTTAAGTACACGCTTGACTGGTGGACCGATGAACTCTGGCTGCCTTGGCTGGGGTGAAAGTGGAGGTATGGGTGAAGGTTGGGGAG ACTTCCTTGCGACGACCATTCGCAGTACTGAGGAGTACCGTGACTATCCCATGGGTTCCTGGGCAGCGAACAGGGAGAACGGAATCAGGAACTACCCCTACTCGTTG AACGCAACCATCAACCCGTCCACGTATAAAACTCTTGACAAACCCGGATACTGGGGAGTTCATGCTATTGGTGAAGTTTGGGCACAGATGCTCTGGCTCGTTCAACAGCGCCTCATCGCCGAACATGGATTCTCTAAGGAGCTCTTCCCTCCCAAACCCTCTGAGGACGGCAAGGTACCGGACGGCGACTTCTATAGACCTCATGACGGCAAGAAGCCTCCCGTACCTAAACACGGAAACACGCTTTCTGTACA GCTCGTCATCAACGGAATGAAGTTGCAACCTTGTCAACCGTCGTTCTTTGACGCTCGTGATGCTATCATCTTGGCCGATGAACAGCTTACTGACGGAGAGAACTTCTGTACTCTCTGGAAAGGCTTCGCGCAGGGGGGATTGGGTGTTGATGCAAAGGTGCAGGGACGAACACCCTGGGGAGGAGGGATCAGGACGAAT GGCCATGCTGTTCCCAAGTCTTGCTATGCTTGA
- a CDS encoding uncharacterized protein (CAZy:CE10; MEROPS:MER0042911) yields the protein MPPPADLVYGNVAAYFAQKGFITIIPDYRLLPEARFPVPARDVLDAISFVRENPEILRSGNGVEGDVDSVFLMGHSAGAANVTTIFLHPDLSPSISKVNIKGAVLMSGPYDYNAEGAINTASPEVVQNFYGGLESIKKNCPCGLLKDISEESVHSLPPMLLVEGEHEPDSFKVMGKSFQRALEALTKQTVPKCIAQKHNHISLSLALGTGQGEEWAQQAVEWMTSKV from the coding sequence ATGCCTCCTCCTGCCGATCTGGTCTACGGAAACGTTGCGGCCTATTTTGCCCAGAAAGGGTTCATCACCATAATCCCAGACTATCGATTGTTACCTGAGGCAAGGTTTCCGGTTCCTGCTCGAGATGTATTGGACGCTATATCGTTCGTTCGTGAGAATCCTGAGATTCTCCGGTCTGGAAACGGCGTTGAAGGCGATGTTGACTCTGTCTTCCTCATGGGACACTCAGCTGGAGCGGCCAACGTTACCACTATTTTCTTGCATCCAGACCTTTCGCCGTCCATCTCCAAGGTGAATATTAAAGGTGCCGTGCTCATGTCTGGGCCGTACGACTATAATGCGGAAGGAGCCATCAACACTGCTTCTCCCGAAGTCGTTCAAAATTTCTATGGAGGCCTGGAAAGCATAAAGAAGAATTGCCCTTGTGGTCTGTTGAAGGATATTTCAGAGGAAAGTGTTCATTCGTTGCCGCCCATGCTTTTAGTGGAAGGAGAGCACGAGCCAGATTCGTTCAAGGTTATGGGAAAGTCATTTCAAAGAGCTTTGGAAGCTTTGACCAAGCAGACTGTACCAAAATGCATTGCGCAGAAGCACAACCATATCAGTCTCAGTCTCGCTTTGGGAACAGGCCAAGGAGAAGAATGGGCGCAGCAAGCAGTCGAGTGGATGACATCGAAAGTCTGA
- a CDS encoding uncharacterized protein (MEROPS:MER0036027; CAZy:CE10) — MDQVRRLTAREIPQIIFPTYEIFIPLLEKIRPQILQILKRTFSYGPTERHQLDVYFPQKNPESEHNKKPILFFVYGGGFVTGAKSMPPPADLVYGNVAAYFAQKGFITIIPDYRLLPEARFPVPARDVLDAISFVRENPEILRSGNGVEGDVDSVFLMGHSAGAANVTTIFLHPDLSPSISKVNIKGAVLMSGPYDYNAEGAINTASPEVVQNFYGGLESIKKNCPCGLLKDISEESVHSLPPMLLVEGEHEPDSFKVMGKSFQRALEALTKQTVPKCIAQKHNHISLSLALGTGQGEEWAQQAVEWMTSKV; from the exons ATGGACCAAGTCCGCCGGTTGACTGCGAGGGAGATACCCCAAATCATCTTTCCTA CATacgaaattttcattcctttgTTGGAGAAAATTCGCCCACAGATTCTCCAGATCCTGAAACGAACGTTCTCTTATGGTCCAACAGAACGGCACCAA CTCGATGTCTACTTCCCCCAGAAAAATCCAGAATCGGAACATAATAAAAAGCCCATTCTCTTCTTCGTTTACGGAGGAGGCTTCGTCACCGGTGCGAAATCGATGCCTCCTCCTGCCGATCTGGTCTACGGAAACGTTGCGGCCTATTTTGCCCAGAAAGGGTTCATCACCATAATCCCAGACTATCGATTGTTACCTGAGGCAAGGTTTCCGGTTCCTGCTCGAGATGTATTGGACGCTATATCGTTCGTTCGTGAGAATCCTGAGATTCTCCGGTCTGGAAACGGCGTTGAAGGCGATGTTGACTCTGTCTTCCTCATGGGACACTCAGCTGGAGCGGCCAACGTTACCACTATTTTCTTGCATCCAGACCTTTCGCCGTCCATCTCCAAGGTGAATATTAAAGGTGCCGTGCTCATGTCTGGGCCGTACGACTATAATGCGGAAGGAGCCATCAACACTGCTTCTCCCGAAGTCGTTCAAAATTTCTATGGAGGCCTGGAAAGCATAAAGAAGAATTGCCCTTGTGGTCTGTTGAAGGATATTTCAGAGGAAAGTGTTCATTCGTTGCCGCCCATGCTTTTAGTGGAAGGAGAGCACGAGCCAGATTCGTTCAAGGTTATGGGAAAGTCATTTCAAAGAGCTTTGGAAGCTTTGACCAAGCAGACTGTACCAAAATGCATTGCGCAGAAGCACAACCATATCAGTCTCAGTCTCGCTTTGGGAACAGGCCAAGGAGAAGAATGGGCGCAGCAAGCAGTCGAGTGGATGACATCGAAAGTCTGA